In one Parambassis ranga chromosome 6, fParRan2.1, whole genome shotgun sequence genomic region, the following are encoded:
- the mettl9 gene encoding protein-L-histidine N-pros-methyltransferase isoform X1: MCHLQLRTLVFVAWVLGYIAFLLSVRRMWTGKYVRSPLVRSLFTNMVTESEAAAAETQEWYRCCPDMLGESLRPLFIQSHLDSDTKAFLKSSVEKSGWMFTQLYHSFVSTVLSPVVSRTSINGFLGRGSMFVFSADQFQQLLQIGPDWRAERLLDLGAGDGGVTEVMGAHFREVYATEVSVPMKWHLQRRNYKLLGIDEWQQTGLQYDVISCLNLLDRCDDPLHLLWDIRRSLVPKTGRLILAAVLPFQPYVEIGGKWERPKEHLIIKGTTWEEQATALSNEVFRRAGFEVEAVTRLPYLCEGDMYNDYYVLDDAVFVLKASEESEESAQ; this comes from the exons ATGTGTCATCTACAGCTGAGGACACTGGTTTTTGTAGCGTGGGTGCTGGGCTACATCGCCTTCCTGCTCTCCGTCAGGAGGATGTGGACGGGGAAGTACGTCCGCAGTCCGCTCGTCCGTTCGCTCTTCACGAACATGGTGACCGAGAGCGAAGCGGCCGCGGCGGAGACGCAAGAG TGGTACCGGTGCTGCCCTGACATGCTGGGAGAATCGCTGCGCCCCCTGTTCATCCAGAGCCACTTGGACTCGGACACTAAGGCTTTTCTGAAGAGCAGCGTGGAGAAGTCTGGCTGGATGTTCACTCAGCTCTACCACTCTTTTGTATCAACCGTCCTCAGCCCTGTGGTCTCACGGACTTCCATCAATGG GTTTTTAGGTCGGGGAtctatgtttgtgttttctgcagaccagttccagcagctgctccagaTCGGCCCAGACTGGAGGGCCGAGAGGCTCCTGGACCTTGGAGCCGGGGACGGGGGTGTTACCGAGGTGATGGGAGCCCATTTCAGAGAGGTTTACGCAACAGAGGTGTCCGTTCCCATGAAGTGGCATCTCCAGAGGAGGAACTACAA ACTGCTGGGTATAGATGAGTGGCAGCAGACAGGTTTGCAGTATGATGTGATCAGCTGTCTGAACCTGCTGGACCGTTGTGACGATCCGCTCCATCTTCTATGGGACATCAGACGCTCGCTCGTCCCCAAGACAGGAAGACTCATCCTGGCTGCGGTGCTTCCCTTTCAGCCATATGTGGAAATCG GAGGGAAGTGGGAGCGTCCGAAAGAACACCTAATCATTAAAGGAACGACGTGGGAGGAGCAAGCGACCGCCCTGTCCAACGAGGTCTTCCGACGGGCAGGGTTTGAGGTGGAAGCTGTGACCCGATTGCCATACCTCTGTGAAGGCGACATGTACAACGACTACTACGTTCTAGACGATGCAGTTTTTGTTCTGAAGGCCTCAGAGGAGAGTGAGGAGTCTGCTCAGTGA
- the mettl9 gene encoding protein-L-histidine N-pros-methyltransferase isoform X2 has product MWTGKYVRSPLVRSLFTNMVTESEAAAAETQEWYRCCPDMLGESLRPLFIQSHLDSDTKAFLKSSVEKSGWMFTQLYHSFVSTVLSPVVSRTSINGFLGRGSMFVFSADQFQQLLQIGPDWRAERLLDLGAGDGGVTEVMGAHFREVYATEVSVPMKWHLQRRNYKLLGIDEWQQTGLQYDVISCLNLLDRCDDPLHLLWDIRRSLVPKTGRLILAAVLPFQPYVEIGGKWERPKEHLIIKGTTWEEQATALSNEVFRRAGFEVEAVTRLPYLCEGDMYNDYYVLDDAVFVLKASEESEESAQ; this is encoded by the exons ATGTGGACGGGGAAGTACGTCCGCAGTCCGCTCGTCCGTTCGCTCTTCACGAACATGGTGACCGAGAGCGAAGCGGCCGCGGCGGAGACGCAAGAG TGGTACCGGTGCTGCCCTGACATGCTGGGAGAATCGCTGCGCCCCCTGTTCATCCAGAGCCACTTGGACTCGGACACTAAGGCTTTTCTGAAGAGCAGCGTGGAGAAGTCTGGCTGGATGTTCACTCAGCTCTACCACTCTTTTGTATCAACCGTCCTCAGCCCTGTGGTCTCACGGACTTCCATCAATGG GTTTTTAGGTCGGGGAtctatgtttgtgttttctgcagaccagttccagcagctgctccagaTCGGCCCAGACTGGAGGGCCGAGAGGCTCCTGGACCTTGGAGCCGGGGACGGGGGTGTTACCGAGGTGATGGGAGCCCATTTCAGAGAGGTTTACGCAACAGAGGTGTCCGTTCCCATGAAGTGGCATCTCCAGAGGAGGAACTACAA ACTGCTGGGTATAGATGAGTGGCAGCAGACAGGTTTGCAGTATGATGTGATCAGCTGTCTGAACCTGCTGGACCGTTGTGACGATCCGCTCCATCTTCTATGGGACATCAGACGCTCGCTCGTCCCCAAGACAGGAAGACTCATCCTGGCTGCGGTGCTTCCCTTTCAGCCATATGTGGAAATCG GAGGGAAGTGGGAGCGTCCGAAAGAACACCTAATCATTAAAGGAACGACGTGGGAGGAGCAAGCGACCGCCCTGTCCAACGAGGTCTTCCGACGGGCAGGGTTTGAGGTGGAAGCTGTGACCCGATTGCCATACCTCTGTGAAGGCGACATGTACAACGACTACTACGTTCTAGACGATGCAGTTTTTGTTCTGAAGGCCTCAGAGGAGAGTGAGGAGTCTGCTCAGTGA
- the foxk2a gene encoding forkhead box protein K2, with product MAVVSGMSGSAAAVARLEGREFEYLMKKRSVTIGRNSSQGSVDVSMGHSSFISRRHLEIFTAGEDGTGTGEFYLRCLGKNGVFVDGVFQRRGAPPLQLPRMCCFRFPSTSIKITFTALSNDKKEPRNVPESPVKPVQPQISPLTINIPDNIAHLMSPLPSPTGTISAANSCPSSPRGAGLSSYRTGRVLASDLIGDNSQSENDKEASGEDSPKDDSKPPYSYAQLIVQAITMAPDKQLTLNGIYTHITKNYPYYRTADKGWQNSIRHNLSLNRYFIKVARSQEEPGKGSFWRIDPASEGKLIEQAFRKRRPRGVPCFRTPMGPLSSRSAPASPNHTGALSAHSSGVQTPDSLSREGSPVPMESEPTPPPAPTQTTTVQPKLAVIQEARFAQNSSGSPLSNQPVLIAVQRQMPQTTMKPVTYPMATPAIVTTTVSPTPVMQTVHVVHQIPAVTVATVGGQSAATVSPQPQENGGGEHREIKVKVEPVPSITASSIGGVSRIIQTAQAAPMTTVTIVQQAPLGQHQLPVKAITQNGTHLVPISTAASTAIANPLHLLATHASASASLPTKRQNGEMKDQPESKKIKTEEGEDGEAAADNNNNNNNNNNNNGTMDRAGEGGVSEQVGDK from the exons ATGGCGGTGGTAAGCGGGATGTCGGGGTCGGCGGCGGCGGTAGCCCGGCTGGAGGGCCGAGAATTCGAGTATCTGATGAAGAAAAGGTCGGTGACCATTGGCCGGAACTCTTCGCAGGGCTCGGTGGACGTCAGCATGGGACACTCCAGCTTCATCTCTCGGCGGCACCTCGAAATATTCACCGCGGGAGAGGACGGCACGGGCACCGGGGAATTCTACCTCCGATGCCTCGGAAAGAACGGGGTGTTTGTTGATGGGGTGTTCCAGAGAAGAGGGGCTCCACCTCTCCAGCTCCCACGAAT GTGTTGTTTCCGTTTCCCCAGCACAAGTATAAAGATCACGTTCACAGCCCTGTCCAATGACAAGAAGGAGCCAAGGAACGTGCCGGAATCACCGGTCAAGCCCGTCCAACCCCAAATATCCCCACTGACCATAAACATTCCTGACAACATCGCCCACCTCATGAGCCCGCTGCCTTCACCTACTGGCACGATCAG TGCGGCAAACTCCTGTCCATCAAGTCCACGGGGGGCGGGACTCTCCAGCTACAGGACTGGCCGTGTTCTGGCGTCAGACCTCATAGGAGACAACTCCCAATCAGAAAACGACAAGGAGGCGTCAGGTGAAGACAGCCCAAAG GATGACTCCAAACCGCCATATTCATATGCACAGCTAATAGTCCAAGCTATCACCATGGCTCCAGATAAACAGCTAACATTAAATGGAATCTACACCCACATTACCAAGAACTATCCCTACTACAGAACAGCAGATAAAGGCTGGCAG AACTCAATCCGACACAACCTGTCCCTGAACCGGTACTTCATCAAAGTGGCCCGCTCACAGGAGGAGCCGGGCAAAGGTTCCTTCTGGAGGATCGACCCCGCCTCGGAGGGCAAGCTGATAGAACAAGCTTTCAGGAAGCGCAGGCCCAGAGGAGTGCCCTGCTTCAGGACGCCTATGGGCCCACTTTCCTCCAG GAGCGCTCCAGCTTCTCCCAACCACACAGGAGCTCTGTCTGCTCACTCCAGTGGTGTCCAGACCCCAGATAGCTTGTCTAGAGAGGGGTCCCCAGTCCCCATGGAGTCAGAGCCAACCCCACCACCAGCCCCCACCCAAACCACTACAGTCCAGCCCAAACTAGCTGTTATACAAGAGGCCCGATTTGCACAGAACTCCTCTG GCTCCCCCCTCAGCAACCAGCCAGTACTGATCGCTGTGCAGCGCCAAATGCCTCAAACGACCATGAAGCCTGTGACCTACCCGATGGCGACACCAGCCATCGTAACGACGACGGTTAGCCCCACCCCGGTCATGCAGACGGTGCACGTCGTCCACCAGATCCCAGCTGTCACCGTGGCGACTGTTGGCGGACAGTCCGCTGCTACAGTGAGCCCACAACCTCAGGAGAACGGAGGAGGAGAGCACCGTGAGATCAAAG TAAAAGTGGAGCCGGTCCCATCCATTACAGCCTCCTCTATAGGTGGAGTCAGTCGCATCATTCAGACCGCTCAGGCTGCTCCCATGACAACTGTCACCATTGTGCAACAAGCCCCGCTTGGTCAACACCAGCTCCCAGTCAAGGCCATTACTCAGAACGGGACTCATCTGGTCCCCATCAGTACTGCTGCtagcacag CTATTGCAAACCCCCTGCATCTCCTAGCAACTCACGCCTCGGCCTCCGCTTCCCTCCCCACCAAGAGGCAGaatggagaaatgaaagatcAGCCTGAGTCAAAGAAGATCAAAACTGAGGAAGGAGAGGAcggtgaagcagcagcagacaacaataacaataacaacaacaacaacaacaacaatggcacCATGGACAGAGCCGGAGAAGGAGGGGTCAGTGAGCAGGTCGGTGACAAGTAG